From the Cucurbita pepo subsp. pepo cultivar mu-cu-16 chromosome LG05, ASM280686v2, whole genome shotgun sequence genome, one window contains:
- the LOC111794673 gene encoding remorin-like isoform X3, with product MGGADESEPDSQPPVPLQNNSLIPHAPHSDKLVPPKDRDVALARVELEKKLALIKAWEESEKIKAENRAYKRLSAIDSWENTKKASIQAQLMKLEEKMEKKKAEYGELMKNKIVGIHKQGEEKKATIVAERREQCLKVEETAAKYRASGFTPKALLLKCFSG from the exons ATGGGCGGCGCCGACGAGTCTGAACCAGATTCGCAGCCGCCAGTGCCGCTTCAAAACAACTCCCTCATTCCCCACG CTCCTCATTCCGACAAACTTGTTCCTCCAAAGGACAGAG ATGTTGCGTTGGCTCGTGTCGAATTGGAGAAGAAGTTGGCATTGATCAAAGCATGGGAGGAGAGTGAGAAGATCAAGGCAGAGAACAG GGCATACAAACGGCTCTCTGCTATTGATTCTTGGGAGAATACCAAAAAAGCTTCAATACAAGCACAGCTGATGAAGTTAGAg gagaaaatggagaagaagaaagctgaGTATGGCGAGctaatgaagaacaaaatcgTTGGAATTCACAAGCAAGGTGAAGAGAAGAAAGCAACCATTGTAGCCGAGCGAAGAGAACAGTGTCTGAAGGTCGAGGAGACTGCAGCAAAATATCGAGCTTCCGGGTTCACCCCGAAGGCTCTACTACTCAAATGCTTCAGTGGTTGA
- the LOC111794673 gene encoding remorin-like isoform X2, translating into MGGADESEPDSQPPVPLQNNSLIPHAVSAPHSDKLVPPKDRDVALARVELEKKLALIKAWEESEKIKAENRAYKRLSAIDSWENTKKASIQAQLMKLEKMEKKKAEYGELMKNKIVGIHKQGEEKKATIVAERREQCLKVEETAAKYRASGFTPKALLLKCFSG; encoded by the exons ATGGGCGGCGCCGACGAGTCTGAACCAGATTCGCAGCCGCCAGTGCCGCTTCAAAACAACTCCCTCATTCCCCACG CGGTTTCAGCTCCTCATTCCGACAAACTTGTTCCTCCAAAGGACAGAG ATGTTGCGTTGGCTCGTGTCGAATTGGAGAAGAAGTTGGCATTGATCAAAGCATGGGAGGAGAGTGAGAAGATCAAGGCAGAGAACAG GGCATACAAACGGCTCTCTGCTATTGATTCTTGGGAGAATACCAAAAAAGCTTCAATACAAGCACAGCTGATGAAGTTAGAg aaaatggagaagaagaaagctgaGTATGGCGAGctaatgaagaacaaaatcgTTGGAATTCACAAGCAAGGTGAAGAGAAGAAAGCAACCATTGTAGCCGAGCGAAGAGAACAGTGTCTGAAGGTCGAGGAGACTGCAGCAAAATATCGAGCTTCCGGGTTCACCCCGAAGGCTCTACTACTCAAATGCTTCAGTGGTTGA
- the LOC111795269 gene encoding myosin-11-like isoform X2, translating into MFKSGRWRSEKNKVKAEFKLQFHVTKVSHSVVDALTLSIVPGDVGKATARLDKGIVCDGYCKWEKPVYETLKFVRDTKSGKINEKIYYFLVSTGRAKSKVFGEVSINLADYADATKPSSISLPLKNSTSDAVLHVLIQRLQSKIEPREVEDFDDVSVRSQETNLKSFLSNSEIDECTKNNCTEDEQIGKNRHDFELNGNCRASSGSDITLSSSESSSGFDTPREHRARKNNHLQPVSLSSLPQKSVTFLSTTTDKENQRSQSMWSLGSDHVVSVDEPSDDMPPRERSGLVTRSERDADTEIEKLKAELVGSSRQAEVSELELQTLRKQIVKESKRGQDLSKEIVILKEERDSLRVECERLKAKSKTSGELEDKKTAALLEEMKEELNQEKELNVNLRLQLQKTQESNDELILAMRNLEEMLNQKKGEKVHLYDRSRFSENAEEFYNSISKCESEDDEEQKALEKLVKQHSNANETYLLEQKVIDLYSEVEFYKREKDELEMHMEQLALDYEILKQENHGMSYKLEQCELEEKLDMNEECTPSATIVELETHIDHLERELKQRSQDFSGSLSTIKELEAHIQSLEEELEQQAEKFVADLEGMTRVKIEQEQRAILAEEDLRKTRWRNADTAERLQEELKRLSMQIASIFDANEKVAAKAVAESIELQLQKIQLDEKLASTSKELQSVKNEYEVKLCELSNVVELQTSRIEQMLLELHTKSKLLEKQDIQKEVCESLSREIFSLKFEIERLTTENRSLKESESWIQNKNMERNELVLTIALLMKEGEKFQNELNRIRHRKDEYEVSMGCLQTELEVLRDHFSDLKHSLVEGEIEKDKLRHQVSQLNDDLKKVKEFNGVDMLWYSDEHKSACDGNETFTENTSTPESSPKEIADLREKIELLEVCLKEDAIETLASRISEKAMDFQHTIEELECKLEEAVPTSTYQEVNRCRSNMKKTKDTVVNQGQNTNSSSSVEYGNLVSVGRNDKISAETEMKACELDNSDTNYDHFSTELELLRERNKLMEIELKEMQERYSEISLKFAEVEGERQQLVMTLRSLKNYKKI; encoded by the exons ATGTTCAAGTCAGGGAGATGGAGGAGTGAGAAGAATAAGGTGAAGGCGGAGTTTAAGTTGCAGTTTCATGTCACTAAG GTGTCACACTCAGTGGTGGATGCATTGACGTTATCCATCGTTCCTGGAGATGTGGGAAAGGCAACAGCAAGACTGGATAAAGGCATAGTTTGTGATGGATATTGCAAATGGGAAAAACCAGTTTATGAAACACTCAAGTTCGTGCGGGACACAAAATCTGGGAAGATCAATGAGAAAATCTATTATTTCCTCGTCTCAACG GGACGGGCAAAATCTAAGGTGTTTGGGGAGGTTTCTATCAACTTAGCTGATTATGCGGATGCCACAAAACCTTCTTCCATTTCGCTTCCCCTAAAGAACTCAACTTCTGATGCAGTTTTACAC GTTTTGATACAGAGGTTGCAGTCTAAAATTGAGCCAAG AGAGGTGGAGGATTTTGATGATGTCAGCGTTAGATCTCAAGAAACAAACTTGAAATCATTCTTGAGCAATAGTGAAATAGATGAATGCACTAAAAACAATTGTACTGAA GATGAGCAGATTGGCAAGAACCGTCATGATTTCGAACTGAACGGTAACTGTAGAGCATCAAGTGGATCTGATATTACATTGTCAAGCTCTGAGAGCAGCTCTGGATTTGATACTCCACGAGAACATAGAGCGAGAAAGAATAACCATCTTCAGCCTGTTAGTTTATCTTCACTTCCACAGAAATCAGTGACATTCCTTTCAACAACCACTGATAAAGAGAATCAGAGATCACAATCAATGTGGTCCCTTGGTTCCGATCATGTAGTGAGCGTAGATGAACCATCAGATGATATGCCTCCTAGAGAAAGGTCTGGATTAGTTACGAGGTCTGAAAGAGATGCAGATACTGAGATTGAAAAGCTCAAGGCTGAGCTTGTTGGTTCTTCCAGACAGGCAGAAGTTTCAGAATTGGAACTACAGACGCTTCGAAAACAAATTGTCAAAGAAAGTAAAAGGGGTCAGGATCTGTCCAAAGAAATTGTCATTTTGAAAGAGGAAAGAGATTCACTCAGGGTGGAGTGCGAGAGACTCAAAGCGAAATCCAAAACCAGCGGGGAATTGGAGGATAAGAAAACTGCTGCTCTTCTGGAAGAAATGAAGGAAGAACTAAACCAGGAGAAGGAATTAAATGTCAATCTTCGACTACAACTCCAGAAGACCCAGGAATCTAATGATGAATTGATTCTTGCAATGCGAAACCTAGAGGAAATGTTAAATCAGAAAAAAGGTGAAAAGGTCCATCTCTATGACAGATCAAGATTTTCTGAGAATGCTGAAGAGTTTTATAATTCTATCTCGAAGTGTGAATCTGAGGATGATGAGGAGCAGAAGGCATTAGAAAAGCTTGTTAAGCAGCATAGTAATGCAAATGAAACATATCTTCTGGAACAAAAGGTTATTGACCTATATAGTGAAGTAGAATTCTACAAGAGAGAAAAGGATGAATTAGAAATGCATATGGAACAACTAGCACTTGactatgaaatactgaaacaGGAAAATCATGGCATGTCATATAAACTGGAGCAATGTGAACTGGAAGAGAAACTCGACATGAATGAAGAATGCACGCCTTCCGCTACCATAGTAGAGCTGGAAACGCACATAGACCACTTGGAGAGGGAGCTTAAGCAGCGGTCCCAAGACTTCTCTGGTTCTTTGAGCACCATAAAAGAACTTGAAGCCCATATCCAGTCCTTGGAGGAAGAACTGGAGCAGCAAGCTGAAAAGTTTGTGGCTGATCTAGAAGGAATGACACGTGTCAAAATTGAGCAGGAGCAAAGAGCCATCCTAGCAGAGGAGGACTTGAGAAAGACAAGGTGGAGAAATGCTGATACAGCTGAGAGGCTCCAAGAGGAACTCAAGAGGCTTTCAATGCAGATAGCCTCGATATTTGATGCAAATGAGAAGGTAGCTGCTAAAGCAGTGGCAGAATCTATCGAGCTGCAACTGCAGAAAATTCAATTAGATGAAAAACTTGCGTCTACTAGTAAAGAGCTTCAATCCGTGAAGAACGAGTATGAGGTAAAGCTCTGTGAACTTTCAAACGTAGTAGAGTTGCAAACAAGTCGGATTGAACAGATGTTGTTAGAACTTCATACAAAGTCCAAGCTCCTTGAAAAACAGGACATTCAAAAAGAGGTTTGCGAATCTCTCTCTCGGGAGATTTTCTCGCTCAAGTTTGAAATTGAAAGGCTCACAACAGAGAATAGGTCACTCAAGGAAAGCGAGAGCTGGATCCAGAACAAAAACATGGAAAGAAATGAGCTGGTATTAACCATTGCTTTGCTTATGAAAGAAGGCGAGAAGTTTCAAAACGAGTTAAACAGAATAAGGCATCGGAAGGATGAATATGAGGTATCAATGGGATGTCTACAAACAGAATTGGAGGTGCTCAGAGATCACTTCAGTGACTTAAAACATTCTTTGGTCGAAGGGGAGATAGAGAAAGATAAACTTAGACATCAGGTCTCTCAGTTAAATGATGACCTAAAGAAGGTGAAAGAGTTCAACGGTGTCGACATGCTCTGGTACAGCGATGAACACAAATCAGCCTGTGATGGAAATGAAACTTTTACAGAAAATACGTCTACTCCAGAAAGTAGCCCAAAGGAAATCGCAGATCTTAGGGAGAAAATTGAGTTGCTTGAG GTGTGTTTGAAAGAAGACGCCATAGAAACTCTGGCAAGTAGAATTTCAGAAAAGGCGATGGATTTTCAGCACACAATTGAAGAATTGGAGTGCAAATTGGAAGAAGCTGTTCCTACTAGCACATATCAAGAG GTGAATAGGTGTCGAAGCAACATGAAAAAGACCAAGGATACAGTAGTGAACCAAGGCCAAAACACAAACTCTTCATCATCCGTAGAATATGGGAACCTCGTATCAGTTGGGAG GAATGATAAAATTTCAGCAGAGACAGAAATGAAAGCCTGCGAACTTGACAACAGCGATACCAATTATGACCATTTTTCTACAGAATTAGAATTATTAAgggaaagaaacaaattaatgGAAATTGAACTAAAGGAAATGCAAGAGAGATATTCAGAGATAAGTCTCAAGTTTGCAGAGGTAGAAGGTGAAAGACAACAGCTTGTAATGACTCTTCGTAGTCttaaaaattacaagaagATCTAG
- the LOC111794768 gene encoding protein LURP-one-related 4-like, producing the protein MEAQKVFGRGDRIFSPKWLKVSFSAVSVFDGEAACFPCMTADLKAVTFTVWMKSLIMQGNGLTVFNENGQVAYRIDNYDEKRSREVFLMDLRGKLLFTVRRKSIWFLCDWEGFKEEDVNTEERKPFFRAKKILRVFSNKLSCDVKLCGDESQASLCYRFEGFWGKIAFRILDSRGGLVAEAKRKQSSLGVQLGEDVMSLVLLQTNLDHSLIMALVTMYLLIQRRI; encoded by the exons ATGGAGGCCCAAAAAGTATTTGGGAGAGGAGACAGAATCTTCTCTCCCAAATGGCTAAAGGTTTCATTTTCTGCAGTTTCTGTCTTTGATGGTGAAGCAGCCTGTTTTCCTTGCATGACAGCTGATTTAAAGGCAGTGACTTTCACTGTATGGATGAAGTCCCTGATCATGCAAGGAAATGGCCTTACTgttttcaatgaaaatggtCAGGTTGCTTATCGCATAGACAATTATGATGAGAAGAGAAGCAGGGAAGTCTTTTTGATGGATCTCAGAGGGAAACTTCTCTTTACGGTGCGTCGAAAG AGTATTTGGTTTTTATGTGATTGGGAAGGATTTAAGGAGGAGGACGTAAATACAGAGGAAAGAAAACCATTCTTTAGAGCGAAAAAGATTCTCAGAGTTTTCAGTAATAAGTTAAGCTGTGATGTAAAATTATGCGGAGATGAATCTCAGGCAAGTTTGTGCTATAGGTTTGAGGGATTTTGGGGCAAAATAGCATTCAGAATATTAGACAGCCGGGGAGGACTTGTTGCAGAG GCAAAGAGAAAGCAATCATCTCTAGGAGTTCAATTGGGAGAAGATGTTATGAGTTTGGTCCTATTACAGACTAATTTAGATCATTCCCTTATCATGGCTCTTGTCACTATGTACCTGTTGATTCAACGTAGAATATGA
- the LOC111794673 gene encoding remorin-like isoform X1 has translation MGGADESEPDSQPPVPLQNNSLIPHAVSAPHSDKLVPPKDRDVALARVELEKKLALIKAWEESEKIKAENRAYKRLSAIDSWENTKKASIQAQLMKLEEKMEKKKAEYGELMKNKIVGIHKQGEEKKATIVAERREQCLKVEETAAKYRASGFTPKALLLKCFSG, from the exons ATGGGCGGCGCCGACGAGTCTGAACCAGATTCGCAGCCGCCAGTGCCGCTTCAAAACAACTCCCTCATTCCCCACG CGGTTTCAGCTCCTCATTCCGACAAACTTGTTCCTCCAAAGGACAGAG ATGTTGCGTTGGCTCGTGTCGAATTGGAGAAGAAGTTGGCATTGATCAAAGCATGGGAGGAGAGTGAGAAGATCAAGGCAGAGAACAG GGCATACAAACGGCTCTCTGCTATTGATTCTTGGGAGAATACCAAAAAAGCTTCAATACAAGCACAGCTGATGAAGTTAGAg gagaaaatggagaagaagaaagctgaGTATGGCGAGctaatgaagaacaaaatcgTTGGAATTCACAAGCAAGGTGAAGAGAAGAAAGCAACCATTGTAGCCGAGCGAAGAGAACAGTGTCTGAAGGTCGAGGAGACTGCAGCAAAATATCGAGCTTCCGGGTTCACCCCGAAGGCTCTACTACTCAAATGCTTCAGTGGTTGA
- the LOC111795269 gene encoding myosin-11-like isoform X1 yields MFKSGRWRSEKNKVKAEFKLQFHVTKVSHSVVDALTLSIVPGDVGKATARLDKGIVCDGYCKWEKPVYETLKFVRDTKSGKINEKIYYFLVSTGRAKSKVFGEVSINLADYADATKPSSISLPLKNSTSDAVLHVLIQRLQSKIEPREVEDFDDVSVRSQETNLKSFLSNSEIDECTKNNCTEDEQIGKNRHDFELNGNCRASSGSDITLSSSESSSGFDTPREHRARKNNHLQPVSLSSLPQKSVTFLSTTTDKENQRSQSMWSLGSDHVVSVDEPSDDMPPRERSGLVTRSERDADTEIEKLKAELVGSSRQAEVSELELQTLRKQIVKESKRGQDLSKEIVILKEERDSLRVECERLKAKSKTSGELEDKKTAALLEEMKEELNQEKELNVNLRLQLQKTQESNDELILAMRNLEEMLNQKKGEKVHLYDRSRFSENAEEFYNSISKCESEDDEEQKALEKLVKQHSNANETYLLEQKVIDLYSEVEFYKREKDELEMHMEQLALDYEILKQENHGMSYKLEQCELEEKLDMNEECTPSATIVELETHIDHLERELKQRSQDFSGSLSTIKELEAHIQSLEEELEQQAEKFVADLEGMTRVKIEQEQRAILAEEDLRKTRWRNADTAERLQEELKRLSMQIASIFDANEKVAAKAVAESIELQLQKIQLDEKLASTSKELQSVKNEYEVKLCELSNVVELQTSRIEQMLLELHTKSKLLEKQDIQKEVCESLSREIFSLKFEIERLTTENRSLKESESWIQNKNMERNELVLTIALLMKEGEKFQNELNRIRHRKDEYEVSMGCLQTELEVLRDHFSDLKHSLVEGEIEKDKLRHQVSQLNDDLKKVKEFNGVDMLWYSDEHKSACDGNETFTENTSTPESSPKEIADLREKIELLERQVCLKEDAIETLASRISEKAMDFQHTIEELECKLEEAVPTSTYQEVNRCRSNMKKTKDTVVNQGQNTNSSSSVEYGNLVSVGRNDKISAETEMKACELDNSDTNYDHFSTELELLRERNKLMEIELKEMQERYSEISLKFAEVEGERQQLVMTLRSLKNYKKI; encoded by the exons ATGTTCAAGTCAGGGAGATGGAGGAGTGAGAAGAATAAGGTGAAGGCGGAGTTTAAGTTGCAGTTTCATGTCACTAAG GTGTCACACTCAGTGGTGGATGCATTGACGTTATCCATCGTTCCTGGAGATGTGGGAAAGGCAACAGCAAGACTGGATAAAGGCATAGTTTGTGATGGATATTGCAAATGGGAAAAACCAGTTTATGAAACACTCAAGTTCGTGCGGGACACAAAATCTGGGAAGATCAATGAGAAAATCTATTATTTCCTCGTCTCAACG GGACGGGCAAAATCTAAGGTGTTTGGGGAGGTTTCTATCAACTTAGCTGATTATGCGGATGCCACAAAACCTTCTTCCATTTCGCTTCCCCTAAAGAACTCAACTTCTGATGCAGTTTTACAC GTTTTGATACAGAGGTTGCAGTCTAAAATTGAGCCAAG AGAGGTGGAGGATTTTGATGATGTCAGCGTTAGATCTCAAGAAACAAACTTGAAATCATTCTTGAGCAATAGTGAAATAGATGAATGCACTAAAAACAATTGTACTGAA GATGAGCAGATTGGCAAGAACCGTCATGATTTCGAACTGAACGGTAACTGTAGAGCATCAAGTGGATCTGATATTACATTGTCAAGCTCTGAGAGCAGCTCTGGATTTGATACTCCACGAGAACATAGAGCGAGAAAGAATAACCATCTTCAGCCTGTTAGTTTATCTTCACTTCCACAGAAATCAGTGACATTCCTTTCAACAACCACTGATAAAGAGAATCAGAGATCACAATCAATGTGGTCCCTTGGTTCCGATCATGTAGTGAGCGTAGATGAACCATCAGATGATATGCCTCCTAGAGAAAGGTCTGGATTAGTTACGAGGTCTGAAAGAGATGCAGATACTGAGATTGAAAAGCTCAAGGCTGAGCTTGTTGGTTCTTCCAGACAGGCAGAAGTTTCAGAATTGGAACTACAGACGCTTCGAAAACAAATTGTCAAAGAAAGTAAAAGGGGTCAGGATCTGTCCAAAGAAATTGTCATTTTGAAAGAGGAAAGAGATTCACTCAGGGTGGAGTGCGAGAGACTCAAAGCGAAATCCAAAACCAGCGGGGAATTGGAGGATAAGAAAACTGCTGCTCTTCTGGAAGAAATGAAGGAAGAACTAAACCAGGAGAAGGAATTAAATGTCAATCTTCGACTACAACTCCAGAAGACCCAGGAATCTAATGATGAATTGATTCTTGCAATGCGAAACCTAGAGGAAATGTTAAATCAGAAAAAAGGTGAAAAGGTCCATCTCTATGACAGATCAAGATTTTCTGAGAATGCTGAAGAGTTTTATAATTCTATCTCGAAGTGTGAATCTGAGGATGATGAGGAGCAGAAGGCATTAGAAAAGCTTGTTAAGCAGCATAGTAATGCAAATGAAACATATCTTCTGGAACAAAAGGTTATTGACCTATATAGTGAAGTAGAATTCTACAAGAGAGAAAAGGATGAATTAGAAATGCATATGGAACAACTAGCACTTGactatgaaatactgaaacaGGAAAATCATGGCATGTCATATAAACTGGAGCAATGTGAACTGGAAGAGAAACTCGACATGAATGAAGAATGCACGCCTTCCGCTACCATAGTAGAGCTGGAAACGCACATAGACCACTTGGAGAGGGAGCTTAAGCAGCGGTCCCAAGACTTCTCTGGTTCTTTGAGCACCATAAAAGAACTTGAAGCCCATATCCAGTCCTTGGAGGAAGAACTGGAGCAGCAAGCTGAAAAGTTTGTGGCTGATCTAGAAGGAATGACACGTGTCAAAATTGAGCAGGAGCAAAGAGCCATCCTAGCAGAGGAGGACTTGAGAAAGACAAGGTGGAGAAATGCTGATACAGCTGAGAGGCTCCAAGAGGAACTCAAGAGGCTTTCAATGCAGATAGCCTCGATATTTGATGCAAATGAGAAGGTAGCTGCTAAAGCAGTGGCAGAATCTATCGAGCTGCAACTGCAGAAAATTCAATTAGATGAAAAACTTGCGTCTACTAGTAAAGAGCTTCAATCCGTGAAGAACGAGTATGAGGTAAAGCTCTGTGAACTTTCAAACGTAGTAGAGTTGCAAACAAGTCGGATTGAACAGATGTTGTTAGAACTTCATACAAAGTCCAAGCTCCTTGAAAAACAGGACATTCAAAAAGAGGTTTGCGAATCTCTCTCTCGGGAGATTTTCTCGCTCAAGTTTGAAATTGAAAGGCTCACAACAGAGAATAGGTCACTCAAGGAAAGCGAGAGCTGGATCCAGAACAAAAACATGGAAAGAAATGAGCTGGTATTAACCATTGCTTTGCTTATGAAAGAAGGCGAGAAGTTTCAAAACGAGTTAAACAGAATAAGGCATCGGAAGGATGAATATGAGGTATCAATGGGATGTCTACAAACAGAATTGGAGGTGCTCAGAGATCACTTCAGTGACTTAAAACATTCTTTGGTCGAAGGGGAGATAGAGAAAGATAAACTTAGACATCAGGTCTCTCAGTTAAATGATGACCTAAAGAAGGTGAAAGAGTTCAACGGTGTCGACATGCTCTGGTACAGCGATGAACACAAATCAGCCTGTGATGGAAATGAAACTTTTACAGAAAATACGTCTACTCCAGAAAGTAGCCCAAAGGAAATCGCAGATCTTAGGGAGAAAATTGAGTTGCTTGAG AGACAGGTGTGTTTGAAAGAAGACGCCATAGAAACTCTGGCAAGTAGAATTTCAGAAAAGGCGATGGATTTTCAGCACACAATTGAAGAATTGGAGTGCAAATTGGAAGAAGCTGTTCCTACTAGCACATATCAAGAG GTGAATAGGTGTCGAAGCAACATGAAAAAGACCAAGGATACAGTAGTGAACCAAGGCCAAAACACAAACTCTTCATCATCCGTAGAATATGGGAACCTCGTATCAGTTGGGAG GAATGATAAAATTTCAGCAGAGACAGAAATGAAAGCCTGCGAACTTGACAACAGCGATACCAATTATGACCATTTTTCTACAGAATTAGAATTATTAAgggaaagaaacaaattaatgGAAATTGAACTAAAGGAAATGCAAGAGAGATATTCAGAGATAAGTCTCAAGTTTGCAGAGGTAGAAGGTGAAAGACAACAGCTTGTAATGACTCTTCGTAGTCttaaaaattacaagaagATCTAG